DNA from Saccharomyces cerevisiae S288C chromosome V, complete sequence:
GTCTGATAATTCGGTAGGAGGTTCTGGAGGCAGATCGGGGAGTGGAAGATCAGCGATAATAGATTCCTCTGTATTCTCCTTAGGACAGGTATCTGACGTTTTGATAGGAACGACGTGGTGTAGTGAATTACTTTCTGATGAGGAAGTATCGATCGAAGGTGAACGGTGTATGATCCTTTTCTCAGTCTCCTGTTCGCTTGTCTGCGGAACAgttttattattggtaCCACCCGTACTGGATATTGGTACGTTTGTATGATTAGTCTCATTGTCACTGTACGAGTCTGAgtgtctgaaatctttagatttactggCGTGCGACGACTCATGTGTGTTAGATTGGGACATGGGAGCAAGTAAAGGAACATCTAATCTATGCATACCACCCGAACCGGTACTCTCGATATCGGAAATTTGGGGGGTGCTAGATCTCTTCTtagatggaagaatattagattcagatatgttggggtcaacttctctgggtgcgcgaatattggttttGGAAACACGTTTCGAATCTTCAGTATGAGTTGACGGAGGTGTGGAATCGGTTGGActcacagcttttgaaaggacaTTTCTCAGTTGCTCAGGATGTAGTTCAATGTCAGATTGGAAGTCATGGTCAGATTCTATGTTAAGATCATTGGATTGTTGGATCTCATTTGACGCAATGAACGAATGATATGAAGCAGTTAAACGGTTTaagtcttcatcgaaagtgagtgcgtcgtaattgaattgatctaatctggattccttgccctgaagaataacatagttagttgtatctactgtcttctttaaggacggaagatagatgatatatccataagagtttcgaGACGGATGTAGAGCGTAGCCTGGGAtgccacgaggatgtattttggagttagggttgtgatcattgacgataacaggttgaccgaaaggtaacaaagtactgatatcaagtcctgccaagccagcatgttgtcttgcagattttttgcttttaggtgaagctagtgaatttctcacaatagtagaaaattcgattgcAGAGAACCATAAATGGTTCGGTAAACCACTACATTGCAGTTGAGTACGGCAGTCATCTAATAAGGTACGGTTGAGCCGTTCAGCGACTCCATGTGCTCGGGAATCCGCtgtggttgtatagcatggagttataccatttttttcaaggaatttatggagagttctgttagtatactcagaaccacggtccatttgtataaccaagacactggcctgaaactggtttttaataaaagctagtatcgtagtaaaaacatcgaGGATAGAGTCCTCGCGACGGTCGTGTAATGGATAAACCCAacggaattttgttgtctcatcagtaaatgagatgaaataggatggtgcactttttggtaggttgtgaactggaccaaatatgtcagtatgtaggtattgaaagggttcgtatgaattttggtattttagtcgtgaacctttgatatgtctgtgtttggtgcttttgccgattaaacaatcaggacattgatagtcaatagcactagaccagtcgacatctgattcgttaaaatacgtgatggtgttatttttaagtgagtatcgaattgtctgtgcattggcatgtgcaagcattcgatgaatgaaaggataaggatatttgcgtgtactttcacttgtatggacattattgatggtgggtacggagatatttgatggaagcaagtactttttagatacccagtaaaagtctccatatTTTACGATAGGTGCAAGTACAGTGCCGTCAGACCGTTCTAAgacgtttttggtaaagcatgctgtgatatctactgcagccaattcattcaaactgagtaagtcataggctatgttaggagtgtgcaatacctttattgatgttttggtgttgtcctggaagtgaaattgtaggtcaccaatagcgttaattggtatatttcttttttgagcatcaactacgtttatgtcaggattagatgatgctgagtgtatgtgatgagcagatcttataagggttcgtgatgctcctgaatcgagaaggaggtgtccagggagttcatcatcagaatgattAGTATGATTTACTGTAGATTCAGTAAGTTTCTGGCCTAAGATGAAGGTCGtgcttattgttcaattgaatcggttcagtagttgatttactgatgGAATCGTTGTCCGTGCTGGGAGAGTTATTAGATGTGGATACATTGTGAGCCCTGgctgttttcgatttcgaattatttgttttttgaggattccgagctataactttgggtttggttgtattcgtatagctgcgagaatcattcttctcatcactcggatttctcctgtaattaggtttgctgtttctcgatccctgttgttcttcataaatagcatggatatctaagaacagttcagcgactgtcatatttagatgTCGATGACGTGTGtagcgtaaaaatttatattcgccagatagacctctcataattaattggcatgcgaccttgttattgatatgaatgccattattgttcagtctgtcgataatgtttgtgacttttgtttcaaatgcatctgcaggtgtactgccattatattgcaaatttgccagGGTCACAATGTCGTTTGCCTCTTGGGTATcagattgcattttttcaatacttttggaaagaattttcatgatatccgTATAATCAACGGATAGGATGTCTTTGACCCAGGTAGGTAGGAATTGAGAgggagcaaatatttgaaaagtgttatacaagaaggtgagttcatcatcagtgatCTGACGTACGGGTTTTCCGTTTACTGTcggaataataccaccgagattcgagttttgtaaaaatttgatgtatgttttaacccaatttggaaaatcattaggtgaggttaacattggtggtggtctgacatattttttagtggatgtcatatcagagtccgctgaggatgaatcagtaaatgtattaccTGACTCAGGTGATGGAGTGCTCAGAGGCgttccaactgatgatggatactgcggaaactgtgattgtggcccaggtggaaagtacataggcgacatttgataaggtgTATACGGAATCATAGATGGGTGTCCGTAAAATGACCAACCAGATGGATTGGCTTGGTTTTGGGTCATCATGCACTGCTGTGGGTACGGCCCATTCTGTGGaggtggtactgaagcAGGTTGAGGAGAGGCATGATGGgggttctctggaacagctgatgaagcaggtgttgttgtctgttgagagttagccttagtggaagccttatcatattcttgaattttggaagctgaaacgtctaacggatcttgatttgtgtggacttccttagaagtaaccgaagcaCAGGCGCTACCATGAGATATATGTGGgtaattagataattgttgggattccattgttgataaaggctataatattaggtatacagaatatactagaagttctcctcgaggatataggaatcctcaaaatgggatctatatttctacatactaatattacgattattcctcattccgttttatatgtttatattcattgatcctattacattatcaatccttgcgtttcagcttcctctaacatcgatgacagcttctcataacttatgtcatcatcttaacaccgtatatgataatatattgataatataactattagttgatagacgatagtggatttttattccaacagttttgttataaggttgtttcatatgtgttttatgaACGTTTAGGATGACGTATTGTCATACTGACGTAtctcattttgagatacaacACAGTGGGCTAAGAATATACAACCGTTTTAGTCAATGTGTTGAAATATCATATTTTAATGCATTGCTCGAATCTCTTCCTTCGACTTACTTATATTGATTAAGGGTATGTATTTGATCCTTCCACCTGGAAAAACTGAGGACCTTACAGTGTTATTAAGTGTATGATGTATCACTGTCGTTGTAGTATTTCTCGGGAAGTTTTTCACTGGCAATTGGAGGTTGCTAGAGTTTCTTTTAACGCATACCCTAAACGCTTGTTTCTATTTTAATGACTACTTGAATCCTATCTAACTGGTGACACAAtttgtttcattttttaatatctcACCTAATATATCCTAATAATATGAACATACCATAGCTCTTGTAAAGCTGGTCCATATTTATGTTTAGTTTCCGAATGCTTTTGTAAGGAAACGGGttgtggaaaaaaaaaaatacaactACGTTGCCGCGAATcttgttgaaaaaggtCTCAAATTAAGGCAAAAATGATACTGGAATTGTTAGTCTTGTATAATCGATCAACTGCAACAACCAAGtctttaaattttcagTCCGTCTTGAAAGAATAGTGAAGgttcatttttatttttacataGTAAAGTTTATAGAATTATGGGCGATACACAATATAAATGTTCTAACCCAACTGATGCATATCATCACTGTACGTTTGAAAATCGGACAGGCAAACTGGATAAATGGAAAACGCAATTACAAAGGGTATGAAAATGAATGTAAGAAGTGAAACAGTGCCTCGAAACAGTTCCCAAACTCTCTACGACTTCATTAGTCATTTCACGTCCATATATCAAAACATATATCAATATTCCTTAGCGTATGCCCTTCTTACGGCGTCTCTTCTCCTCTTCATGCTTTTTTAACCAAGCTTCCTCACGTTTATCCTCTAACCttgccatttttcttgccaTTTCCTCCTCTTCCAAGATTTCCATCTCATTTGCTTCCATATCATCATCCTCAAGCTCATCGTAATCGTATTCTGACCGCTTCTTGCCTCTATTGAACATAGCCCAAATTTCGTCACGATCATATCCGGGACCATTGCTGTGTTTCGATTTGCTGTGGTAaccttcatcttcatcgtcttctATAAAATCATCCATATcgttatcttcttcatcatagTCATCCTGGTATCTTGATTTCTGTTTTCTAGATTctaacttttcttttaatctCCTATTAGGTTGAGCAAATCCATTTGTGGGCAAGTTGAGCTTGACGGGCTTGGGTGAGTCTGATGATTTTATGCTATTGCCTCCAGAAGATACTCCACGCAATGTTGCGCCAGGGGatgctttcttttgtggtctttttgaacttttgaAACCTGGCTTGTTAAAATGTGGGCGTTCCTTAGTTACGGGTTCCGATGACTTAACTTTTGGGGGCTGTTTCTCATTATTTTCCGCTTGTTTCATTAGCTCTTCAAATGACATCTTTTTGATAGGTTCAGGTTTCTTCCTTACAACTGGCTTGAGTGGCGCATGACTTGCTCCAATAGACCTCTTAAACCTAATTCCAAGGCCAccttcatcatcgtcattcctttctattttctttttctcagATCCAGATGAGGTGCCACGTTTCCGTTTTACACCACTTTTTTTAGCCAAAGCACCATTCTTTAACAGTTCCTGCCGCCTCAGCTCCTTCAATCTTTTTACTGCAGGATCTTCGTCTCTTATGTAATTTTTGGGTAACAAGGAATACTCTTCGTCATTCTTCTTGGGTAATGGATCTTGCACTTGGGCTTTTGATGCAGTCGTTGATTTTCGTATTTGGGAAagtttggaaagaaaactcATAACTAAAATATTTCACTTTGAATAGGACTCAAGTCCCTGTCCCTCTCATcaacttttattttcaaattacaCTAGTTATTTTATTGTATTCATATATTAATCTGTGGCACTTGTCCATGTGGGAATATCTTAGtcgaacaagaaaaataatcatGTTAAACGAAAAAGTTTGAAGCCAACTAAGTTCTCATTCATTACAAAGTATATACAAAATTCCTGAACAtagaatttctttattaaaaacATACTTTCCTAATTATTCAAACCGTTTCAGCCTCATTTCAGTCTGATTCCTCTGACATCTCTAGTTCTTTCATAAAATCCGAATAATCCTCCCCGACATCGTCGTCTGTAGCACTTTCCTCCGCTTTGTCAACAGAAACATAATCTAAACTATCTTCTGGCTCTGAAGGTTCACTATACGGCCTTGCTTCGTGGTTTGCTATACCTGGTAGGAACCCACCTCCCATAAAAGTCTCCGTATTATCGTGATTGTCCGCAATATTCTGTTCCTTCGTAACGTTAGGTTCTTCCTCGGCAATTTTACCATATGTGGAGTTCAGCTTGCTACGAATACGCAGTTTTAGCAGTAAAGTATTCCAACTCTCCAAAGCACCAAGCAAATGTTCCTTCCTATTATCATCCTCTTGAATAAACTCTATTCCATCAATAGCGGTTTCAATAGCTTCTCTGAGCCACTTTGCAACAACAATGCCACTTAAAACTGGCTTAACTGTACTGCCGCGTTCAAACTTAAAAGAAGTTACAGCAGGTGCAAATTCCACCCCCAAAAACCTAGCAGCTTTAATTGCCACAGGATTCTCAACCAAACAACAGTTACCAGGTATCATCGTTGGTGCAAAAACTTCGATGTTTCCAAATGTATTCTTGGTTATTTCACCGCTCGCACTGGCTAATGGAGGGATGTATAATTCTGTGTCTTCAAAGCTA
Protein-coding regions in this window:
- the SPT2 gene encoding Spt2p (Protein involved in negative regulation of transcription; required for RNA polyadenylation; exhibits regulated interactions with both histones and SWI-SNF components; relocalizes to the cytosol in response to hypoxia; similar to mammalian HMG1 proteins), with protein sequence MSFLSKLSQIRKSTTASKAQVQDPLPKKNDEEYSLLPKNYIRDEDPAVKRLKELRRQELLKNGALAKKSGVKRKRGTSSGSEKKKIERNDDDEGGLGIRFKRSIGASHAPLKPVVRKKPEPIKKMSFEELMKQAENNEKQPPKVKSSEPVTKERPHFNKPGFKSSKRPQKKASPGATLRGVSSGGNSIKSSDSPKPVKLNLPTNGFAQPNRRLKEKLESRKQKSRYQDDYDEEDNDMDDFIEDDEDEGYHSKSKHSNGPGYDRDEIWAMFNRGKKRSEYDYDELEDDDMEANEMEILEEEEMARKMARLEDKREEAWLKKHEEEKRRRKKGIR
- a CDS encoding gag protein (Retrotransposon TYA Gag gene co-transcribed with TYB Pol; translated as TYA or TYA-TYB polyprotein; Gag is a nucleocapsid protein that is the structural constituent of virus-like particles (VLPs); similar to retroviral Gag); translated protein: MESQQLSNYPHISHGSACASVTSKEVHTNQDPLDVSASKIQEYDKASTKANSQQTTTPASSAVPENPHHASPQPASVPPPQNGPYPQQCMMTQNQANPSGWSFYGHPSMIPYTPYQMSPMYFPPGPQSQFPQYPSSVGTPLSTPSPESGNTFTDSSSADSDMTSTKKYVRPPPMLTSPNDFPNWVKTYIKFLQNSNLGGIIPTVNGKPVRQITDDELTFLYNTFQIFAPSQFLPTWVKDILSVDYTDIMKILSKSIEKMQSDTQEANDIVTLANLQYNGSTPADAFETKVTNIIDRLNNNGIHINNKVACQLIMRGLSGEYKFLRYTRHRHLNMTVAELFLDIHAIYEEQQGSRNSKPNYRRNPSDEKNDSRSYTNTTKPKVIARNPQKTNNSKSKTARAHNVSTSNNSPSTDNDSISKSTTEPIQLNNKHDLHLRPETY
- a CDS encoding gag-pol fusion protein (Retrotransposon TYA Gag and TYB Pol genes; transcribed/translated as one unit; polyprotein is processed to make a nucleocapsid-like protein (Gag), reverse transcriptase (RT), protease (PR), and integrase (IN); similar to retroviral genes); protein product: MESQQLSNYPHISHGSACASVTSKEVHTNQDPLDVSASKIQEYDKASTKANSQQTTTPASSAVPENPHHASPQPASVPPPQNGPYPQQCMMTQNQANPSGWSFYGHPSMIPYTPYQMSPMYFPPGPQSQFPQYPSSVGTPLSTPSPESGNTFTDSSSADSDMTSTKKYVRPPPMLTSPNDFPNWVKTYIKFLQNSNLGGIIPTVNGKPVRQITDDELTFLYNTFQIFAPSQFLPTWVKDILSVDYTDIMKILSKSIEKMQSDTQEANDIVTLANLQYNGSTPADAFETKVTNIIDRLNNNGIHINNKVACQLIMRGLSGEYKFLRYTRHRHLNMTVAELFLDIHAIYEEQQGSRNSKPNYRRNPSDEKNDSRSYTNTTKPKVIARNPQKTNNSKSKTARAHNVSTSNNSPSTDNDSISKSTTEPIQLNNKHDLHLGQKLTESTVNHTNHSDDELPGHLLLDSGASRTLIRSAHHIHSASSNPDINVVDAQKRNIPINAIGDLQFHFQDNTKTSIKVLHTPNIAYDLLSLNELAAVDITACFTKNVLERSDGTVLAPIVKYGDFYWVSKKYLLPSNISVPTINNVHTSESTRKYPYPFIHRMLAHANAQTIRYSLKNNTITYFNESDVDWSSAIDYQCPDCLIGKSTKHRHIKGSRLKYQNSYEPFQYLHTDIFGPVHNLPKSAPSYFISFTDETTKFRWVYPLHDRREDSILDVFTTILAFIKNQFQASVLVIQMDRGSEYTNRTLHKFLEKNGITPCYTTTADSRAHGVAERLNRTLLDDCRTQLQCSGLPNHLWFSAIEFSTIVRNSLASPKSKKSARQHAGLAGLDISTLLPFGQPVIVNDHNPNSKIHPRGIPGYALHPSRNSYGYIIYLPSLKKTVDTTNYVILQGKESRLDQFNYDALTFDEDLNRLTASYHSFIASNEIQQSNDLNIESDHDFQSDIELHPEQLRNVLSKAVSPTDSTPPSTHTEDSKRVSKTNIRAPREVDPNISESNILPSKKRSSTPQISDIESTGSGGMHRLDVPLLAPMSQSNTHESSHASKSKDFRHSDSYSDNETNHTNVPISSTGGTNNKTVPQTSEQETEKRIIHRSPSIDTSSSESNSLHHVVPIKTSDTCPKENTEESIIADLPLPDLPPEPPTELSDSFKELPPINSHQTNSSLGGIGDSNAYTTINSKKRSLEDNETEIKVSRDTWNTKNMRSLEPPRSKKRIHLIAAVKAVKSIKPIRTTLRYDEAITYNKDIKEKEKYIQAYHKEVNQLLKMKTWDTDRYYDRKEIDPKRVINSMFIFNRKRDGTHKARFVARGDIQHPDTYDPGMQSNTVHHYALMTSLSLALDNNYYITQLDISSAYLYADIKEELYIRPPPHLGMNDKLIRLKKSLYGLKQSGANWYETIKSYLIKQCGMEEVRGWSCVFKNSQVTICLFVDDMILFSKDLNANKKIITTLKKQYDTKIINLGESDNEIQYDILGLEIKYQRGKYMKLGMENSLTEKIPKLNVPLNPKGRKLSAPGQPGLYIDQQELELEEDDYKMKVHEMQKLIGLASYVGYKFRFDLLYYINTLAQHILFPSKQVLDMTYELIQFIWNTRDKQLIWHKSKPVKPTNKLVVISDASYGNQPYYKSQIGNIYLLNGKVIGGKSTKASLTCTSTTEAEIHAISESVPLLNNLSHLVQELNKKPITKGLLTDSKSTISIIISNNEEKFRNRFFGTKAMRLRDEVSGNHLHVCYIETKKNIADVMTKPLPIKTFKLLTNKWIH